Within Paracoccus jeotgali, the genomic segment GTTCTGAAAGCGGTGCTCGACCATACGCGCATCGCATTGCTGGCAGGCGATCTGCTCGCCGCAGGCGCGGCAGATGGTCACCGGCGCATAGCCGCGGCGGTTCAGGAACAGCAGCGATTGCTCGCCCCGCGCCAGCCGGGCCTCGACCGCGCCGGCAAGCGTGGGCGAGATCCAGCGACCGCCCGGCATGTCCTCGGCGCGCAGGTCGATGGCGGCCATGTCGGGCAGTTCGGCCTCACCATAGCGCGCGCGCAGATCGAGCCGGGCGTATTTGCCGCTGGCAGCGTTTACCCAGCTTTCCAGACTCGGCGTGGCCGAGGCGAGGATCACCTGCGCCGACGCCCCCGCCGCCCGCAGCACGGCCATGTCGCGGGCTGAATAATAGACCACATCTTCTTGTTTATAAGAAGAATCATGTTCCTCATCCACGACGATCAGGCCAAGGTCGCGGAAGGGCAGGAACAGCGCCGACCGGGCACCCACGACCAGTTGCACCTCGCCTTGACCCGCCATGTGCCAGACCCGCCGCCGCTCGCTGCGCGAGATGCCGGAATGCCACTCGGCCGGGCGGGCGCCGAAGCGCGCCTCGACCCGGTCCAGAAACTCGACCGACAGCGCGATCTCGGGCAGCAGCACCAGCACCTGACGGCCCTGCTTGAGACAGGCGGCCACGGCTTCCAGATAGACCTCGGTCTTGCCAGAGCCGGTGACGCCGCGCAGCAGCGTGGTGCCATAGCTGCCCGTCGCGATCGTGGCCCGCAGCGCCTCGGCCGCCGCCTGCTGGTCGGGCGCCAGCGGCTTGCCGGGCAGGTCGGGGTCGAGCCGGGGATAGGGCGCGTCCTTGGGCGCGCTATGCTGCACCAGTGTCCCGGCGGCGACCAGCCCCTTGACCACGCTGGACCCGACGCCGGCCAGCTGCGCCAGCTCGGCCGGCGCGAAACCCGCGCCGCCGTGGTCGTCCAGCACGCGCAGCACGGCTTCCCGCGCCTCGGTCATGCGCTCGGGCGGCGGACCGGCGCGGGCGATCACCTGCCGCTCGGCCGGGGGCTTTTCCAGATCGGGCGCGCGCAGCGCCATGCGCAGCATCTGCGGCAGCGGCGTCAGCGTGTATTCGGCGGCGCGGGTCAGGAAATCGCGCAGCTCGTCCGACAGCGGCTCGGCCTCAAGCGTGCGGATCACCGGGCGCAGCTTGGCGGCGTCAAAGCCGCCCTCGCCCTTGCCCCAGACCGCGCCGATCACCCGGCGCGGCCCCAGCGGGCACAGCACCAGCTGGCCGTCCAAGACGCCGTCCTCGGGGGCCAGATAATCCAGCAGCCCGACCGGTTCCGTGACCAGCACGCCGATGCGCGCCCCCTGTGGATGAAAGCTCATTCTGTCCGCGATGGTTGGCAAGGCCGGCAGACTGCCCAAAGCCCCGGCAAAAAACAACCCGCCGACTTTCCGGCGCTCCCGCGATAGGCTATCACGCAACAAACCATTCAGGAGAGCGTCATGAAATTCTTTGTCGATACCGCCGATGTCGATGCCATCCGCGAATTGAACGAGCTGGGCATGGTCGATGGCGTGACCACCAACCCCTCGCTGATCCTGAAATCGGGCCGCGACATCACCGAGGTCACCCGCGAGATCTGCGAGATGGTCGATGGCCCGGTCTCGGCCGAGGTGGTCGCCGAAAAGGCCGATGACATGATCCGCGAGGGCAAGCTGCTGGCCGAGATCGCCGAGAACATCGCCATCAAGGTGCCGCTGACCTGGGACGGGCTGAAGGCCTGCCGCGCGTTGTCGGATGACGGCCACATGGTCAACGTGACGCTGTGCTTTTCCGCCGCGCAGGCGATCCTGGCCGCCAAGGCCGGCGCGACCTTCATCAGCCCCTTCATCGGACGTCTGGACGACATCCATCTGGACGGGATGGACCTGATCGAGGACATCCGCACCATCTACGACAATTACGGCTACGAGACGCAGATCCTTGCCGCCTCGATCCGGTCGGTCAATCACATCATCGAATCGGGCCGGATCGGGGCGGACGTCATCACCGCCCCGCCCGCCGTCATCAAGGCCATGGCCGGACATCCGCTGACCGACAAGGGGCTGGCGCAGTTCAACGCCGACTGGGCCAAGACCGGGCAGAAGATCGGGAAATGACCCACAGCGCGCTGAGCCCCGAACAGCGCCAGGCCCTGCTGGACGATCCGGCGGCGATCCTGTCGGACCGCGACCTGATGCGCGCCATCGTCGGCGCTCATGAGGCCGATGCCGGCGACAATGTCATCGACATTCGCGGCCGCGCGATGAGCGCGCTGGAAGCGCGGCTGGACCGGCTGGAGGCGGCGCATGAAAACGTCATCGCCGCCGCCTATGAAAACCAGTCGGGCATGGCCACCATCCACCGCGCCGTGCTGTCGCTGCTGGAGCCAGTCGATTTCGACGGTTTTCTGGAAAACCTTCAGGGCGATGTGGCCGACATCCTGCGCATCGACACGCTGGTTCTGGTGATCGAGACCGCGACCAAGGAAGGCCAGCCGGAACTGGGCGGGCCGCTGACCATGGTGCCGGCGGGAACGGTCGCGCAGGCGATGATGGGCGACCGTCGCGGGCAACATTGGCCCGACGTGATCCTGCGCCGCGTCAGCCGCGTGACCGAGCCGCTGCATGGCGGCCCGGTCGCGTCCGAGGCGCTGATCCGGCTGGACCTTGGGCCGGGGCGGATGCCGGCGCTGCTGCTGATGGGCGCGGACGAGCCGGGCCGCTTCTCGCCCGCGCATGGCACCGACCTGCTGCGCTTTTTCGGGCAGGCCTTCCGGCTGCTGCTGCTGCGCTGGCTGGAGGAATGACCGCGCCGCTGGCGCTGACGCCCGCGATGGCGGATGCGCTGGCGCAGTGGTTGCAGGGCCAATCGGCCGCACGCGACCGGTCCGCCCATACCATCGCCGCCTATCGCGACGATGTGATCGCCTTTCTTGGCTTTCTGGGCGGCTATCACGCGCAGGGCGCGACGCCGGCCTCGCTGGCCGGTCTGAGGCAGGCGGATATGCGGGCCTTCGCCGCCGCCGAACGCGGGCGGGGGCTGTCGGCGCGCTCGCTGGCGCGTCGGCTGTCGGCGGTGCGCAGCTTCCTGCGCTGGATGTCGGACCGGCACGGCTATGACCTGTCGGCGGCGCTGTCGATGCGCGGGC encodes:
- a CDS encoding primosomal protein N'; its protein translation is MSFHPQGARIGVLVTEPVGLLDYLAPEDGVLDGQLVLCPLGPRRVIGAVWGKGEGGFDAAKLRPVIRTLEAEPLSDELRDFLTRAAEYTLTPLPQMLRMALRAPDLEKPPAERQVIARAGPPPERMTEAREAVLRVLDDHGGAGFAPAELAQLAGVGSSVVKGLVAAGTLVQHSAPKDAPYPRLDPDLPGKPLAPDQQAAAEALRATIATGSYGTTLLRGVTGSGKTEVYLEAVAACLKQGRQVLVLLPEIALSVEFLDRVEARFGARPAEWHSGISRSERRRVWHMAGQGEVQLVVGARSALFLPFRDLGLIVVDEEHDSSYKQEDVVYYSARDMAVLRAAGASAQVILASATPSLESWVNAASGKYARLDLRARYGEAELPDMAAIDLRAEDMPGGRWISPTLAGAVEARLARGEQSLLFLNRRGYAPVTICRACGEQIACQQCDARMVEHRFQNRLVCHQCGESRPIPTECPSCKVEGRLAPIGPGVERLAEEVESRFPDAKAAILSSDLFGSARALKETIAAISQGDSDIIIGTQIVAKGHNFPRLTLVGVIDADLGLQGADLRAAERSFQLMRQVAGRAGRLPGERPGLALLQTHQPEHPVIRAILAGDDEGFWNAEAAQRQAAGMPPFGRLAGIILSHPDPGILSNFARELASRAAPLREAGAELYGPAPAPISRIRGRHRVRMLIRAPRQAPVQRAIADWLAQLKPPTNLRLSVDIDPQSFL
- the fsa gene encoding fructose-6-phosphate aldolase, with amino-acid sequence MKFFVDTADVDAIRELNELGMVDGVTTNPSLILKSGRDITEVTREICEMVDGPVSAEVVAEKADDMIREGKLLAEIAENIAIKVPLTWDGLKACRALSDDGHMVNVTLCFSAAQAILAAKAGATFISPFIGRLDDIHLDGMDLIEDIRTIYDNYGYETQILAASIRSVNHIIESGRIGADVITAPPAVIKAMAGHPLTDKGLAQFNADWAKTGQKIGK
- a CDS encoding DUF484 family protein — protein: MTHSALSPEQRQALLDDPAAILSDRDLMRAIVGAHEADAGDNVIDIRGRAMSALEARLDRLEAAHENVIAAAYENQSGMATIHRAVLSLLEPVDFDGFLENLQGDVADILRIDTLVLVIETATKEGQPELGGPLTMVPAGTVAQAMMGDRRGQHWPDVILRRVSRVTEPLHGGPVASEALIRLDLGPGRMPALLLMGADEPGRFSPAHGTDLLRFFGQAFRLLLLRWLEE